A genomic segment from Spinacia oleracea cultivar Varoflay chromosome 3, BTI_SOV_V1, whole genome shotgun sequence encodes:
- the LOC130469056 gene encoding uncharacterized protein, whose product MTTIIELAKECFDDGKMVENINLTGLDHDTETQMDEDSDDDVVEIENPNPIIPEPTIEISSDKEIEPGVDNDEVNSVLQQNNEDMEYESDPEEDFDDFEDHEPSSPVCKGGWIVE is encoded by the coding sequence atgactacgATTATAGAGCTCGCAAAGGAATGTTTTGATGATGGTAAGATGGTAGAGAACATCAACCTTACAGGATTAGATCATGATACAgagactcagatggatgaggacagtgatgatgacgttgttgagattgagaaccctaaccctatcattcctgaacccactattgagatctccagtgacaaAGAAATTGAGCCTGGAGTCGACAATGATGAGGTAAACAGTGTGTTACAGcaaaacaatgaggatatggagtatgagtctgatccagaggaagactttgatgattttgaagaccatgagcccTCTTCACCTGTTTGTAAGGGTGGCTGGATAGTTGAGTAG